One genomic window of Microbacterium sp. BH-3-3-3 includes the following:
- a CDS encoding alanine racemase has protein sequence MSAVYRVDLDAFARNLRRVREAVAPAVPMLVVKDDAYAHGLERIVRRAGEEGVRWFGAFDVVTGAAVRAIAGPDARIFVWLIGGADDLAAGIAADLDLGLGDEALLDDLARLAADRPARVHLKIDTGLHRNGIRPERWQGALARTAALVDSGRAVLEGIWSHISEASDTDDDDARALFLAARDQARSAGLDPRFSHLAASAAGFARGEFREDLVRVGAFSYGIRPAGGPSETDLGIEPIARLTATVTTVDTAGVHLDVGSLHGLPCTLAARFDVDTPGGPRRVEAIRATETVLAPWDDAAPGDEIAIFGRGARSSATDLAELIDTIGEEIALRVSPSLPRVYDADGR, from the coding sequence GTGAGTGCCGTCTACCGCGTCGACCTCGACGCCTTCGCCCGCAACCTGCGCCGCGTGCGCGAGGCCGTCGCCCCCGCCGTCCCCATGCTCGTCGTGAAGGACGATGCCTACGCCCACGGGCTCGAGCGGATCGTGCGGCGCGCGGGCGAGGAGGGCGTCCGCTGGTTCGGTGCGTTCGACGTCGTCACCGGCGCCGCGGTGCGCGCGATCGCCGGCCCGGACGCGCGCATCTTCGTCTGGCTCATCGGGGGAGCCGACGACCTGGCCGCGGGCATCGCGGCCGACCTCGACCTCGGCCTCGGCGACGAGGCCTTGCTCGACGACCTCGCGCGTCTTGCGGCGGACCGCCCGGCGCGTGTGCACCTCAAGATCGACACGGGACTGCATCGCAACGGCATCCGACCCGAGCGGTGGCAGGGAGCCCTCGCGCGCACCGCCGCGCTGGTCGATTCCGGACGCGCCGTGCTCGAGGGGATCTGGTCGCACATCTCCGAGGCCTCGGATACCGACGACGACGACGCCCGTGCCCTGTTCCTCGCCGCGCGCGATCAGGCGCGCTCCGCCGGCCTCGACCCGCGCTTCTCGCACCTCGCCGCCAGCGCGGCCGGATTCGCACGCGGGGAGTTCCGCGAAGACCTCGTGCGGGTAGGGGCGTTCTCGTACGGCATCCGTCCCGCCGGCGGCCCGAGCGAGACGGACCTCGGTATCGAGCCCATCGCCCGTCTCACGGCGACGGTGACGACCGTCGACACGGCGGGCGTCCACCTCGACGTCGGCAGCCTGCACGGCCTTCCCTGCACCCTGGCCGCCCGCTTCGACGTCGACACTCCCGGGGGCCCCCGCCGGGTCGAGGCGATCCGCGCGACCGAGACCGTCCTCGCGCCGTGGGATGACGCGGCGCCCGGCGACGAGATCGCGATCTTCGGTCGGGGAGCCCGCAGCAGCGCGACCGACCTCGCCGAGCTCATCGACACGATCGGCGAAGAGATCGCCCTCCGCGTCTCGCCGAGCCTTCCCCGGGTCTACGACGCCGACGGGCGCTGA